A portion of the Pseudoxanthomonas sp. JBR18 genome contains these proteins:
- the rsmA gene encoding 16S rRNA (adenine(1518)-N(6)/adenine(1519)-N(6))-dimethyltransferase RsmA gives MTSSHSADRPGFVLPAKKALGQHFLHERHYIDRIVHAVDPKPGDTLVEIGPGQGAITFPLLRRHGALTAIEFDRDLIAPLTAAAQEIGTLTIVHRDVLSVDFTELAAGRKLRLVGNLPYNLSSPILFHALDHAAAIADMHFMLQKEVVDRMAAGPGSKVYGRLSVMLQAYCDIVPLFVVPPGAFSPPPKVDSAVVRMIPKDPARITVRAPERLATVVRAAFGQRRKTLRNALSTVCDVAAIEAAGIRPDMRAEQVDVADFITLANQLHAAQVEQP, from the coding sequence ATGACCTCTTCGCATTCCGCCGACCGGCCCGGCTTCGTGCTGCCGGCAAAAAAGGCGCTGGGCCAGCATTTCCTGCACGAGCGCCATTACATCGACCGCATCGTGCACGCCGTGGACCCCAAGCCGGGCGACACGCTGGTGGAGATCGGCCCGGGACAGGGCGCGATCACCTTTCCGCTCCTGCGCCGACATGGCGCGCTGACCGCCATCGAGTTCGATCGCGACCTGATTGCACCGCTCACCGCTGCGGCGCAGGAGATCGGCACATTGACCATCGTCCATCGCGACGTGCTGTCGGTGGACTTCACCGAGCTGGCCGCAGGGCGCAAGCTGCGCCTGGTCGGCAACCTGCCCTACAACCTGTCCTCGCCGATCCTGTTCCATGCACTGGACCACGCCGCGGCCATCGCCGACATGCACTTCATGCTGCAGAAGGAAGTCGTGGACCGCATGGCCGCCGGCCCGGGCAGCAAGGTCTACGGACGCCTGAGCGTGATGCTGCAGGCCTACTGCGACATCGTCCCGCTGTTCGTCGTGCCGCCGGGGGCCTTCAGTCCGCCGCCCAAGGTCGACTCGGCCGTGGTCCGCATGATTCCAAAGGATCCGGCCCGGATCACGGTGCGCGCGCCGGAGCGGCTGGCGACCGTGGTTCGCGCCGCCTTCGGCCAGCGCCGCAAGACCTTGCGTAATGCCCTGTCCACCGTATGCGATGTCGCCGCCATCGAAGCGGCAGGCATCCGCCCGGACATGCGCGCCGAACAGGTCGACGTAGCCGATTTCATCACCCTGGCCAACCAGCTCCACGCCGCGCAAGTCGAACAGCCTTGA
- the pdxA gene encoding 4-hydroxythreonine-4-phosphate dehydrogenase PdxA, with product MIPTLALVPGEPAGIGPELCIRLAQTLRQDCRLVTFGDGDTLRAAAQALDLPLQLLGPDEVPQKPGDLPLISISNAVPSRFGVPEPRNAAAVIGALTAAADGCVSGRFAGVVTGPVHKAIINDGGIAYTGTTELLARHAGCEVVMMLANDIVRVALVTTHLPLRAVPDAITETALRHAVDTTMMALRRDFGIAAPRLAVLGLNPHAGEEGHLGREELDLIIPVMERLRAQGHDLIGPLPADTAFLPDKLRGCDAVLAMYHDQGLPVLKYSGFEQAVNLTLGLPYPRVAVDHGTALPLAGKGIADPSSLFAAVRTCAAMAARRTL from the coding sequence ATGATCCCCACGCTCGCGCTGGTGCCGGGCGAGCCGGCCGGGATCGGGCCAGAGCTTTGCATCCGCCTGGCCCAGACCCTGCGGCAAGACTGCCGGCTGGTGACCTTCGGCGATGGCGACACGCTGCGTGCCGCTGCCCAGGCGCTTGACCTGCCGCTTCAGCTGCTCGGACCCGACGAGGTCCCGCAGAAGCCGGGCGATCTGCCGCTCATCTCGATCTCCAACGCCGTTCCATCCCGCTTTGGTGTTCCCGAGCCCCGGAATGCCGCCGCCGTGATCGGCGCGCTCACGGCCGCTGCAGATGGCTGCGTGAGCGGCCGGTTCGCCGGCGTGGTCACCGGCCCGGTGCACAAGGCGATCATCAACGACGGCGGCATCGCCTATACCGGCACCACCGAACTGCTGGCCCGGCACGCCGGGTGCGAGGTGGTGATGATGCTCGCCAACGACATCGTCCGCGTGGCCCTGGTCACCACCCATCTCCCGCTGCGCGCCGTCCCCGACGCGATCACCGAGACCGCGCTACGTCACGCCGTGGATACCACGATGATGGCCCTGCGCCGTGACTTCGGTATCGCCGCCCCGCGCCTGGCCGTGCTGGGCCTCAATCCCCACGCCGGGGAGGAGGGACATCTCGGGCGCGAGGAACTGGACCTGATCATCCCGGTCATGGAGCGGCTGCGCGCGCAGGGACACGACCTGATCGGTCCGCTGCCAGCCGATACCGCGTTCCTGCCCGACAAGCTGCGCGGATGCGACGCGGTGCTGGCGATGTACCACGACCAGGGGCTGCCCGTCCTCAAGTACAGCGGCTTCGAGCAGGCCGTGAACCTGACCCTGGGCCTGCCCTACCCACGCGTGGCGGTCGATCACGGCACCGCCCTGCCGCTGGCCGGGAAAGGCATCGCGGACCCCTCCAGCCTGTTTGCCGCCGTGCGTACCTGCGCGGCCATGGCCGCGCGCCGTACACTCTGA
- a CDS encoding peptidylprolyl isomerase produces MTIRTLFAAGLLAASVIAAPLHAQQAQPLDGIAAVVNDDVVLQSELDRAVANVNAQYASNPGQLPPPDVLRRQVLERLVLVKLQVQRAQENGIRVSDEEVNNAVGAVAQQNGTTVDGLRQRLAADGLSFDEFRASLKDEITVQRLRQSYGQSRIRVSEAEVDAALKAQANGVQYHLAHILIGLPEGATAEQIATAQKKVDGVKGLLDRNEMDFAAAAVRYSDSPNALEGGDLGWRSQDEIPVAFVNTLKGMQPGQVVGPIRGPSGFQLLKLVETRDASQAQPQMVTEYHARHILVRITELQDANAAKAKIDTLRARITGGADFAEVAKESSEDANTNNDGGELGWFTADQFGPDFGQQLTSLQDGQVSQPFRTEAGWHIVQREGTRQSDVTEKNRRAQVRDTIGRRKLEEEYNRYLLELRGEAYVSFRTGNAAIDSATPDTVMSAPGAAEEAAKAGKKRGGSSDSEVPGSAASSQMP; encoded by the coding sequence ATGACCATTCGAACCCTCTTCGCCGCCGGCCTGCTGGCCGCATCCGTCATTGCCGCCCCCCTGCACGCCCAGCAGGCCCAGCCGTTGGATGGCATCGCCGCCGTGGTCAACGACGATGTCGTCCTGCAGAGCGAGCTGGACCGCGCAGTGGCCAACGTCAACGCCCAGTACGCCAGCAACCCCGGCCAGCTGCCGCCCCCGGACGTGTTGCGCCGGCAGGTGCTTGAGCGCCTGGTCCTGGTCAAGCTGCAGGTCCAGCGCGCGCAGGAAAACGGCATCCGCGTCAGCGACGAGGAAGTCAACAATGCCGTCGGCGCGGTCGCCCAGCAGAACGGCACCACCGTCGATGGCCTGCGCCAGCGCCTGGCCGCCGACGGCCTGTCCTTCGATGAATTCCGCGCCTCGCTGAAGGATGAGATCACCGTCCAGCGCCTGCGCCAGAGCTATGGCCAGAGTCGCATCCGGGTCAGCGAAGCCGAGGTCGACGCCGCGCTCAAGGCCCAGGCCAATGGCGTGCAGTATCACCTGGCCCACATCCTGATCGGCCTGCCCGAGGGTGCCACGGCCGAGCAGATCGCCACCGCCCAGAAGAAGGTGGACGGCGTCAAGGGCCTGCTCGATCGCAACGAAATGGATTTCGCCGCCGCCGCCGTGCGCTATTCCGACAGCCCCAACGCACTGGAAGGCGGCGACCTGGGCTGGCGCAGCCAGGATGAAATCCCGGTCGCCTTCGTCAACACGCTCAAGGGCATGCAACCGGGCCAGGTGGTCGGCCCGATCCGCGGTCCGTCCGGCTTCCAGTTGCTCAAGCTGGTGGAGACCCGCGACGCCTCCCAGGCGCAGCCGCAGATGGTCACCGAGTACCACGCCCGGCACATCCTGGTCCGCATCACCGAACTGCAGGATGCGAACGCGGCCAAGGCCAAGATCGACACCCTGCGCGCCCGCATCACCGGCGGCGCGGATTTCGCCGAGGTGGCCAAGGAGTCCTCCGAGGACGCCAACACCAACAACGATGGCGGCGAGTTGGGCTGGTTCACCGCCGACCAGTTCGGCCCGGACTTCGGCCAGCAGCTGACCTCGCTGCAGGATGGGCAGGTCAGCCAGCCCTTCCGCACCGAGGCCGGCTGGCACATCGTCCAGCGCGAAGGCACGCGCCAGTCCGACGTGACCGAAAAGAACCGTCGTGCGCAGGTGCGTGACACCATCGGCCGCCGCAAGCTGGAAGAGGAATACAACCGCTACCTGCTCGAGCTGCGTGGCGAGGCCTATGTCAGCTTCCGCACCGGCAATGCCGCGATCGACAGCGCGACGCCCGATACCGTGATGAGCGCTCCGGGCGCTGCCGAAGAAGCCGCCAAGGCCGGCAAGAAGCGTGGCGGCAGCAGCGACAGCGAGGTGCCGGGTTCGGCTGCATCCTCGCAGATGCCGTAA
- the lptD gene encoding LPS assembly protein LptD encodes MPPRVRRAFRLLPIPFSIALALPAMAADEKPVSYALCPVTDPIPAFEGAPAAVAPKDQASQRAQSQLLPTDITGDTLAGDPSAANYQGNVVLRRGDQYLNADNLFLNQEAGTYTADGNVRYQDSGIRMVAKRASGNQEQDTHTVEDVQYQLMARRGNGEASRIHMAGPEGELLGSTYTTCDPQEPAWQRWYLRAKEIDVNTDEGFATAHHAVVRLGKIPILYAPWFKFPIDDRRQTGLLYPKIGLSGKNGFDYEQPIYLNLAPNYDATLYPRYMSDRGIVLGGEFRYLYHGGEGKLEGAWMPKDDLVDRRADEYANALPGSGDEDIYGDPLRDKNRGFLRFRGHHDLDSTWQARADLSWISDSRYLEDNGGISNGSGYATSILTSTAGIYGRSQYWSAGAETELYQSADYTINKANLPYDSLPRLFFNYERPISDWFTVGLKSNATRFEHSEKDGGSRLDLKPYVSLPLRGASWFVEPGLAYRYTAYDLDQGLADQLGGDRTPTRSTPITTLDAGLFFDRDAQWGDTPYLQTLEPRLYYLNVPYRDQSNLPLFDTRDMTYSWGQLFRDNRFSGADRQTDANQLTLALTSRSIRQTDGLEKFNISLGQILYFEDSQVVLDNNSDPIEKGKSAWIADSNYMPTDRWTLGASYQYDAKNSRADLISFRSRYLIGGDGVINLSYRYRRDVLKQADFSFLYPINPVWSVVGRYYYSFQDRKTLEAIAGVQWDSCCLAVRLVGRHYVRNREGEQDNQIQLDFILKGLASLGQNTDKTLRRGILGYYRDDLYLVPPSVAAPDLDDSDDAGTDPF; translated from the coding sequence ATTCCACCACGCGTGCGTCGAGCTTTCCGCCTGCTGCCCATCCCGTTCAGCATTGCCCTGGCCTTGCCGGCCATGGCCGCCGACGAAAAGCCTGTCAGCTATGCGCTGTGTCCGGTCACGGACCCGATCCCGGCCTTCGAAGGGGCACCGGCCGCCGTGGCGCCCAAGGATCAGGCCTCGCAGCGCGCGCAGAGCCAGCTCCTGCCCACCGACATCACCGGCGATACCCTGGCTGGCGACCCGAGCGCGGCCAACTATCAGGGCAACGTGGTGCTGCGCCGCGGCGACCAGTACCTCAACGCCGATAACCTGTTCCTCAACCAGGAAGCCGGCACCTACACCGCCGACGGCAATGTCCGTTACCAGGACTCGGGGATCCGCATGGTCGCCAAGCGCGCCAGCGGCAACCAGGAACAGGACACCCATACCGTCGAGGACGTCCAGTACCAGCTGATGGCCCGCCGCGGCAACGGCGAGGCCTCGCGCATCCACATGGCCGGCCCAGAAGGAGAGCTGCTGGGCTCGACCTACACCACCTGCGATCCGCAGGAACCGGCCTGGCAGCGCTGGTACCTGCGTGCCAAGGAAATCGACGTCAATACCGACGAAGGCTTCGCCACGGCGCACCACGCCGTCGTGCGCCTGGGCAAGATCCCGATCCTGTACGCCCCGTGGTTCAAGTTCCCGATCGATGACCGTCGCCAGACCGGCCTGCTGTACCCCAAGATCGGCCTGTCGGGCAAGAACGGTTTCGACTACGAGCAGCCGATCTACCTCAACCTGGCGCCCAACTACGATGCCACGTTGTATCCGCGCTACATGAGCGATCGCGGGATCGTGCTGGGCGGCGAGTTCCGCTACCTCTATCACGGTGGCGAAGGCAAGCTGGAAGGCGCCTGGATGCCCAAGGACGATCTGGTGGATCGTCGTGCGGACGAGTACGCCAACGCGCTGCCAGGCAGCGGTGACGAAGACATCTATGGCGACCCCCTCCGGGACAAGAACCGCGGCTTCCTGCGCTTCCGGGGCCATCACGATCTCGACAGCACCTGGCAGGCACGCGCCGATCTTTCGTGGATCAGCGACTCCCGTTACCTGGAAGACAACGGCGGCATTTCCAATGGCTCGGGCTACGCCACCTCGATCCTGACCAGCACCGCAGGTATCTACGGGCGTTCGCAGTACTGGAGCGCGGGCGCGGAAACCGAGCTCTATCAGTCGGCCGACTACACCATCAACAAGGCCAACTTGCCATATGACAGTCTCCCGCGACTGTTCTTCAACTATGAGCGCCCGATCTCTGACTGGTTCACCGTTGGCCTGAAGTCCAACGCGACCCGTTTCGAACACAGCGAAAAGGATGGCGGTAGCCGCCTTGACCTGAAGCCCTACGTCTCGCTCCCCCTTCGCGGTGCGTCCTGGTTCGTCGAGCCGGGCCTTGCGTATCGCTACACCGCCTATGATCTGGACCAAGGCCTGGCCGACCAGCTTGGCGGCGACAGGACGCCAACCCGCTCGACGCCAATCACGACCCTGGATGCGGGACTGTTCTTCGATCGCGATGCGCAGTGGGGCGATACGCCTTATCTGCAGACGCTCGAGCCGCGCCTGTACTACCTCAATGTCCCCTATCGCGATCAGAGCAACCTGCCATTGTTCGACACCCGCGACATGACCTACAGCTGGGGCCAGTTGTTCCGCGACAACCGCTTCTCGGGGGCCGACCGCCAGACCGATGCCAACCAGCTGACGCTGGCCTTGACCAGCCGTTCGATCCGCCAGACCGACGGCCTGGAGAAATTCAACATCAGCCTGGGCCAAATCCTGTATTTCGAGGACTCCCAAGTCGTCCTGGACAACAACTCGGACCCCATCGAGAAGGGGAAATCGGCCTGGATCGCCGACTCGAACTACATGCCGACCGATCGCTGGACCCTGGGTGCCTCCTACCAGTACGACGCCAAGAACAGCCGCGCCGACCTGATCAGCTTCCGCTCGCGCTACCTGATCGGCGGCGATGGCGTGATCAACCTGTCCTACCGGTATCGCCGTGACGTACTCAAGCAGGCGGACTTCTCGTTCCTGTATCCGATCAACCCGGTCTGGAGCGTGGTGGGCCGGTATTACTACTCGTTTCAGGATCGCAAGACCCTGGAAGCCATCGCCGGCGTGCAGTGGGACAGCTGCTGCCTGGCGGTACGTCTGGTCGGCCGTCACTACGTGCGCAATCGCGAGGGTGAACAGGACAACCAGATCCAGCTGGACTTCATCCTCAAGGGCCTGGCCTCGCTGGGCCAGAACACGGACAAGACCCTGCGCCGTGGTATTCTCGGCTACTACCGCGACGACCTCTATCTGGTTCCCCCCAGCGTCGCCGCACCGGACCTCGACGACAGCGACGACGCCGGCACCGATCCGTTCTGA
- a CDS encoding histone deacetylase family protein: MIILTHPACLAHDPGPEHPERPARLEVVLETLRREHGDLDWREAPAAKLGDLRRVHSQEHVDAVMQQDFSGFRMLDPDTVICPQSRAAALRAAGAAVAAVDAVMDGTDPIAFCAVRPPGHHATASSAMGFCLLNNIAIGAAYACAQHRLERVAVVDFDVHHGNGTQAIFFEDPRVAYFSSHESGLYPYSGAPSERGVGNVINALLPPGSGSFVFRNLWEDQMLPAIEAFRPQLLMISAGFDAHMRDPLADLMLETEDFAWITGRLRAIAERHASGRIVSMLEGGYDLEALRECSSAHVAALR; this comes from the coding sequence GTGATCATCCTCACCCACCCCGCCTGCCTGGCCCACGATCCCGGTCCGGAACACCCCGAGCGTCCGGCGCGCCTGGAAGTGGTCCTGGAGACCCTGCGGCGGGAGCATGGCGACCTGGACTGGCGCGAAGCGCCTGCCGCCAAACTCGGCGACCTGCGCCGGGTGCACAGCCAGGAGCATGTCGATGCGGTCATGCAACAGGACTTCTCCGGCTTTCGCATGCTCGACCCGGACACGGTGATCTGCCCGCAATCGCGCGCGGCCGCCCTGCGCGCCGCCGGCGCGGCGGTGGCCGCGGTGGATGCAGTCATGGACGGGACCGATCCGATCGCCTTCTGCGCGGTCCGCCCACCGGGACACCACGCCACGGCGAGCTCGGCGATGGGCTTCTGCCTGCTCAACAACATCGCCATCGGCGCGGCCTATGCCTGCGCCCAGCATCGGCTCGAGCGCGTGGCGGTGGTCGACTTCGATGTCCATCACGGCAACGGCACCCAGGCGATCTTCTTCGAGGATCCGCGCGTGGCCTACTTCAGCAGCCACGAATCGGGCTTGTACCCGTACAGCGGCGCCCCTTCCGAACGTGGCGTTGGCAATGTGATCAACGCCCTGCTGCCACCGGGCAGCGGCAGCTTCGTGTTCCGCAACCTGTGGGAGGACCAGATGCTGCCCGCGATCGAGGCCTTCCGCCCCCAGCTGCTGATGATCTCGGCCGGCTTCGACGCCCATATGCGCGACCCGCTGGCCGACCTGATGCTGGAGACCGAGGATTTCGCCTGGATCACCGGACGCCTGCGCGCGATCGCCGAGCGCCACGCCAGCGGGCGGATCGTTTCGATGCTCGAGGGCGGCTACGACCTGGAAGCGCTGCGCGAGTGCAGCAGCGCCCATGTGGCCGCCCTGCGCTGA
- a CDS encoding cob(I)yrinic acid a,c-diamide adenosyltransferase gives MGHRLSRIYTRTGDDGSTGLGDGSRTGKDSLRVNAYGTVDEANSALGVLLAVPGIAADIRDLLTMVQHQLFDLGGELCIPGHAAITAQDVDALERSLDQYNETLPPLKDFILPAGGEASARCHLARTIVRRAERETVALGRQEPVRAEAVHYLNRLSDLLFVLARVLARADGAGEVLWNHQRRTPAP, from the coding sequence ATGGGCCATCGACTCTCGCGCATCTATACTCGGACCGGTGACGATGGCAGCACCGGGCTCGGGGACGGCAGCCGCACCGGCAAGGACTCGTTGCGGGTCAATGCCTACGGGACGGTGGACGAAGCCAACTCCGCGCTGGGCGTGTTGCTGGCCGTCCCAGGCATCGCGGCGGACATCCGCGACCTGCTGACCATGGTGCAGCACCAGCTGTTCGACCTGGGCGGGGAGCTGTGCATCCCCGGGCATGCGGCGATCACCGCGCAGGACGTGGACGCGCTGGAGCGCAGCCTGGACCAGTACAACGAGACGCTGCCGCCGCTGAAGGACTTCATCCTGCCAGCCGGTGGCGAAGCGTCCGCGCGCTGCCACCTGGCCCGCACCATCGTGCGCCGTGCCGAGCGCGAAACCGTCGCCCTGGGGCGTCAGGAGCCGGTCCGCGCCGAGGCGGTGCATTACCTCAACCGGCTCTCGGACCTGCTGTTCGTCCTGGCCCGCGTCCTGGCCCGGGCCGACGGCGCCGGTGAAGTCCTCTGGAACCACCAGCGCCGCACGCCTGCGCCGTGA
- the ubiH gene encoding 2-octaprenyl-6-methoxyphenyl hydroxylase: MSARHDVVIIGGGLVGASLAIALDRLGREVALVEATPAGEMPAVFDERNLSFAAATVNALSALGVMQRLQTPPGPIRRIHVSRAGDFGRVVLDAADYGREVFGQVVVARDFGAALESALGDCRHLTRYRPARFLGLASAAGGVRGLHVATDAGEIELETPLLVGADGSHSSVRGALGIQADVHDYRQRLFVARVRTTRAPDGTAWERFGNDGPTALLPRGDRHHGFIHGVPEDQADAVAALDEAGWLARAQAAFGWRAGRFVASGPRSAYPIVKVLAQRVTAPRAVLLGNAAQSIHPLGAQGFNLGLRDALTLAELVAEAEDPGTDTLLDTYARRRQPDRERTLRFSDGLARLTSNDAPLLRPLRSAGLLAAGNLAAVQSMLVGGAMGFAGDVPALCREDAA, from the coding sequence ATGAGTGCACGACATGATGTGGTGATCATCGGCGGCGGCCTGGTCGGGGCGAGTCTGGCCATCGCCCTGGACCGCCTGGGGCGCGAGGTCGCCTTGGTCGAGGCGACGCCGGCCGGCGAGATGCCGGCGGTGTTCGACGAGCGCAACCTGAGCTTCGCCGCGGCCACGGTCAACGCGCTGAGCGCACTGGGCGTGATGCAACGGCTGCAGACCCCGCCGGGGCCGATCCGCCGGATCCATGTCAGCCGCGCCGGGGATTTCGGCCGGGTGGTGCTGGACGCGGCCGACTACGGGCGCGAGGTCTTCGGCCAGGTCGTGGTGGCGCGCGATTTCGGCGCCGCGCTGGAGTCGGCCCTGGGCGACTGCCGGCATCTCACGCGCTACCGGCCGGCCAGGTTCCTGGGCCTGGCCAGCGCGGCGGGCGGTGTACGCGGGCTGCACGTGGCCACCGATGCGGGCGAGATCGAGCTGGAAACCCCGCTGCTGGTCGGCGCCGATGGCAGCCACAGCAGTGTGCGCGGGGCGCTGGGAATCCAGGCCGACGTGCACGACTACCGGCAACGCCTGTTCGTGGCCCGGGTGCGGACCACGCGCGCGCCGGACGGCACGGCCTGGGAGCGCTTTGGTAACGACGGGCCCACCGCGCTGCTGCCGCGCGGCGATCGCCATCACGGCTTCATCCATGGTGTGCCGGAAGACCAGGCCGACGCGGTGGCCGCGCTCGACGAGGCCGGCTGGCTGGCGCGTGCGCAGGCGGCCTTCGGCTGGCGGGCCGGGCGTTTCGTCGCCAGCGGACCGCGCAGCGCCTATCCCATCGTCAAGGTGCTGGCCCAGCGCGTCACCGCGCCACGCGCCGTGCTGCTGGGCAATGCCGCCCAGTCGATCCATCCGCTGGGCGCGCAGGGCTTCAACCTGGGCCTGCGCGATGCGCTGACCCTGGCCGAATTGGTGGCCGAGGCTGAAGATCCCGGTACCGACACGCTGCTGGACACCTACGCGCGCCGTCGCCAGCCCGACCGCGAGCGCACGCTGCGTTTCTCCGATGGCCTGGCGCGGCTGACCAGCAACGACGCGCCGCTGCTGCGCCCACTGCGCAGCGCCGGCCTGCTGGCGGCGGGGA